In Dama dama isolate Ldn47 chromosome X, ASM3311817v1, whole genome shotgun sequence, one genomic interval encodes:
- the LOC133051636 gene encoding X antigen family member 5-like isoform X2, translated as MGASAGNSGRCPRRGRNMSGQVASTLGPTGQDSSQLDEPVVDQQPSVEQPEQEEAPAEIQDITPGKEEVSGEDPVNHGEEKEKDAPGDSDLETDLQELAVAKTGGQGGDGPDVKEEIASNTETVEMPEEVKGNHLLERR; from the exons ATGGGTGCCTCCGCTGGGAACTCTGGTCGATGCCCGAGGCGGG ggagaaatatgagTGGGCAAGTGGCATCAACATTGGGACCTACAGGTCAAGATTCTTCCCAGCTGGATGAACCTGTGGTT GACCAGCAGCCCAGTGTTGAGCAACCTGAACAAGAGGAAGCACCAGCTGAGATTCAGGATATCACACCTGGAAAGGAGGAAGTCAGTGGAGAGGATCCAGTGAATCATggtgaagagaaggagaaggatgcCCCTGGAG attctgacCTGGAAACTGATCTCCAGGAATTGGCTGTGGCAAAGACTGGGGGTCAAGGCGGAGATGGTCCTGATGTCAAGGAGGAGATTGCATCAAATACAGAGACTGTTGAAATGCCAGAGGAG GTGAAGGGGAACCATTTGCTTGAAAGAAGATAA
- the LOC133051636 gene encoding X antigen family member 5-like isoform X1 translates to MGASAGNSGRCPRRGKGRNMSGQVASTLGPTGQDSSQLDEPVVDQQPSVEQPEQEEAPAEIQDITPGKEEVSGEDPVNHGEEKEKDAPGDSDLETDLQELAVAKTGGQGGDGPDVKEEIASNTETVEMPEEVKGNHLLERR, encoded by the exons ATGGGTGCCTCCGCTGGGAACTCTGGTCGATGCCCGAGGCGGGGTAAAG ggagaaatatgagTGGGCAAGTGGCATCAACATTGGGACCTACAGGTCAAGATTCTTCCCAGCTGGATGAACCTGTGGTT GACCAGCAGCCCAGTGTTGAGCAACCTGAACAAGAGGAAGCACCAGCTGAGATTCAGGATATCACACCTGGAAAGGAGGAAGTCAGTGGAGAGGATCCAGTGAATCATggtgaagagaaggagaaggatgcCCCTGGAG attctgacCTGGAAACTGATCTCCAGGAATTGGCTGTGGCAAAGACTGGGGGTCAAGGCGGAGATGGTCCTGATGTCAAGGAGGAGATTGCATCAAATACAGAGACTGTTGAAATGCCAGAGGAG GTGAAGGGGAACCATTTGCTTGAAAGAAGATAA